Genomic window (Desulforapulum autotrophicum HRM2):
CGGGACAGGTTCCTTTGGAAAGCACTATACAAAAACCCTTCTCAACCGTTTCAAGCCAAAACGCATTGTCATCTTTTCCAGGGATGAACTCAAACAGTTTGAAATGCAGCAAATATTCAATCAGGAGTGCATGCGCTACTTTATCGGGGATGTCCGGGACAGGGACCGCTTGAAAATGGCAATGAATGGCATTGATTACGTCATTCATGCAGCAGCCTTAAAGCAGGTTCCTGCTGCCGAATACAATCCCACAGAATGCATAAAAACAAATATTGCGGGGGCTGAAAATGTTATCCATGCAGCCCTTGACAACGATGTTGAAAAGGTGATCGCCCTTTCCACGGACAAGGCGGCAAATCCCATCAATCTTTATGGTGCTACAAAACTGTGTTCGGACAAACTTTTTGTGGCGGCCAACAACTTTGCCGGCAACAAACGCACCATTTTTTCTGCAGTAAGATATGGAAATGTTGTGGGTTCCAGGGGATCTGTGGTTCCTTTCTTTCAGCGGCTGATTGATGAGAAAAGCGATCACCTCCCAGTAACAGACCAGAGGATGACCCGATTCTGGATCACCCTGCAGCAGGGTGTGGATTTTGTAATAAAAAATTTCCAACGCATGTCAGGAGGGGAAATATATGTGCCAAAGATCCCCTCTGTAAAAATAACAGATCTTGCAACTGCCATGGCTCCTGACCTTCCCCAGAAGATTGTTGGAATCCGTCCTGGAGAAAAACTCCATGAGATAATGTGCCCAGGGGATGACTCCCATCGTACGATTGAATTCAAAGACCACTATGTTATCCTGCCGGCAATAACTTTCCGGGGTATACAAGGAGACCCTGCAATTAACCAACTTGGTGAAAAAGGTGAGTTTGTTCAACAGGGTTTTGAATACAACTCAGGCACAAACACCCATTTTCTAACAAGAGCTGAAATACTCGATTATAACAAGGCGGAGATACAATGATCTCCCAGAAATCAGCAGAAAACTACATTCCATATGGCCGCCAGTCAATCGATGAAGAAGATATCCAAGCGGTTGTTAATATTCTCAAGTCTGACTGGCTGACAACCGGCCCGCAAATAGAGAAATTTGAGAAAGCATTTTGCTCTTTTACAAACGCAAATGAGGCAGTGGCTGTTTCGAGCGGAACAGCAGCACTCCATGCGGCCATGAATGCAATTAATATCCAACCTGGAGACGAAGTCATTGTTCCTCCAATGACCTTTGCAGCAACTGCAAACGCTGTTGTCTACCAGGGAGGGACCCCTGTATTTGCAGATGTCTTACCGGATACCCTATTAATTAACCCCGAAGAGGTAAAGAAAAAAATCACCTCCAGGACAAAGGCAATCATTGCAGTGGACTATGCAGGGCAGTCCTGCGATTACGATGCACTAAGATTCATCTCCGACAAACACAAACTCTATCTTATTACCGATGCCTGTCACGCACTTGGCGGAAGGTATAAAGGCAGAAAAATAGGTTCGCTTGCTGATCTTACACTCTTCAGCTTTCATCCTGTAAAGCATATCACAACAGGCGAAGGCGGCATGATAACCTGCTCCGATTCAACGCTTGCGGCAAAAATGAAGACATTTCGGAACCATGGCATAACAACGGATCAACACAGACGCTCCATGGAAGGAACATGGTATTACGAAATGGAAAGCCTTGGCTATAATTATAGAATAACCGATATACAATGCGCCCTGGGGCTCAGCCAGTTAAAGAAACTGGATGGCTGGATTAAAAACCGTAATTGGATTGCAAGAAAATATGACAAAGCTTTTTCAGAAGAAGAATCCATCTCCCCCCTTAAAGTAATGAAAGAGATGGTTCATGCATACCATCTTTATGTCATCAAGCTTCCAGACAGGAAACTAAGGGATACTGTTTACAAGGAAATGCATAGACATAACATCGGAGTCAATGTTCATTACATTCCTGTACATCTGCATCCCTATTATAGAAAAACATTTAATACCTCACAGGGACTTTGTCCCGTTGCCGAGGATGCCTTTCAAAGGATTCTTTCCCTGCCCATGCATCCAAAAATCAACAATACCGATATAAAGCGTATAGTCACAGAGTTAACCAACGCCATAGAAAAGAACAGATGACAAGTAGCTCACAAAACGAATGGCTAATAATTCGAGCGGATGCAGACGCCCATATGGGAACAGGCCATATCATGCGTTGCATTGCTCTTGCACAGGCATGGCAGGACAGGGGTGGAAAAGTTGTTTTTTTAAGCCATGTAGAAGGGAAAAGTCTGCAAGAAAGAATATTAAGCCAAGGTTTTGAATTATTTTCCATCAACGCCCCCTGGCCAAACCCAAAAGATCTTGAAAACGTTGGAGCTTTCTTCAAAGCGCATAACATCAACAATAAAAGCTGGATAATCCTTGACGGTTATCATTTTACCCCTGAATACCAGCTGGCAATAAAAAACACAGGATGCAGAATTCTGATCATCGATGACATGGCGCATCATCTCTCATATCATTGTAAAATAATACTCAACCCCAATTTCCATACAAAAATTAGAAATTACAACTATGACCCTCTCACCATTATCCTCCTGGGTCCACAATATGCCTTGCTTAGAAAAGAATTCTTAAGCAAGAAAACAGCTAAAACAACAAAAGAAATAAAAGAAAAGGCCAGACATATTCTGGTTACGATGGGTGGTGCAGACCCTCAGAATGTAACCTTGACCATAATAAATGCCCTGAAAAAGATTAATCGAAAGAATCTGAAAGTTCGGGTTATTATCGGCCAGATTAATAGAAACCGAAAACTATTCGAAAAAGATACCTTAGAGCTACCAGACACGATTAAGCTGATAAGCGATGTAATAAATATGCCAGATCTCATGGAATGGGCGGATATCGTAATAACCGCCGGTGGCAGCACCTGCTGGGAGCTTGCATTTATGGGAACCCCCTTTGCTGCAGTCTGCATAGCGGAAAATCAAAAAAAAAATCTCAATTATTTTTCAAAAATCTTATCTATCATAAACCTTGGAGACGCCACTCAATTAACGGACATAACTGCTTTTAAAGGAATCCTTAAATTAATTGACAACAAAAAAACAAGAGAGGAAATTTCCCTAAAAGCCACAAACTTGATTGACGGGAAAGGAGCAACTCGTGTAGTGAACAAAATGCTGTTTTTAGGCTTAAAATTAAGATCCGTAACTCTGGATGATTGTCACCAAGTTTTTCTTTGGTCAAATGACCCTGTAGTACGCAACGCTTCGTTTAGCTCATCCTTGATTTCTTGGGAAGAGCACAAGGCATGGTTTGACAGAAAGCTCAAAAGCACTGATACAATTCACTTTATTGCAAATCACAGCAACGGAGAATCAGCCGGACAGGTACGTTTTGAGATAAAAAAAGATTCAGCCATTATTTCCATTTGTATTGATGCAAAATTGAGGGGACAAGGTCTGGGCACATATTTGATTGAACAATCATGCAAAAGACTATTTTTTCTGAGGCCTGTAAATTCAATTATTGCCCAGATAAAGATAGATAACCTGAGTTCCATAACATCTTTCAAAAATGCCGGTTTCAAAGAACAAAAACAGATTAAAATCAATAAAATTCCAGCCATTACTATGACATTTAAAGGGATAGAATAAAAGCATGAAGCCTTTAATCAAAATCAAGGACAAATACATCGGCACCCAAAAACCTGTTTATATTATAGCGGAAATGTCGGCAAACCATAACCAGAATTTTGATAAGGCAGTCAATATAATAAAAGCTGCAGAAAGAACCGGTGCCGATGCCATAAAGTTACAGACCTATACTCCAGATACCCTAACCATAGATTGCGACAGGGATGAATTTAAAATAAAGGGTTCTCTCTGGAAAGGAAAGAACCTTTATAACCTCTATAAAGAAGCATATACACCATGGGAGTGGCACCCCAGGCTTAAAGCAATAGCAGAGGATATGGGGCTCGATTTTTTTTCCACCCCTTTTGATGAAACTGCGGTTGATTTCCTTTCCAATATGGATATTCCGGCCTTTAAAGTTGCATCCTTTGAAATTGTTGACCTGCCGCTATTGAGAAAAATAGCACAAACAGGAAAACCAATCATCATGTCGACAGGCATGGCCACACTGGCGGAGATAGACGAGGCAGTATACACCATTCGTGAAGCTGGAAACGACAATATTGCCCTTCTAAAATGCACAAGCGCCTACCCTGCCCTTCCAGAGGAAATGGATCTAAAGACAATCCCCCATCTGGGCCGAGCCTTTGGTGTTCCGTGCGGAGTTTCAGATCATACCATGGGAATTGCAGTTCCTGTGGCAGCAGTAGCCTTGGGAGCCTGTATTGTTGAAAAACACCTTACCCTGAGCCGCTCTGAACAAGGCCCGGACAGTGCTTTTTCACTTGAACCCGATGAATTCAAAACCATGGTTGACGCCATAAGAACAACAGAGAAAGCCATCGGACATGTCCGGTATGGAAGAACCGAAAAAGAGAAAAAGAGCCGAAGCTTTAGGAGATCACTCTTTGTTGTTCAGGATATGAAGACTGGTGACAAATTCACTCCCGAAAATGTACGCTCAATTCGTCCTGGATTTGGCCTTCATACACGTTATATCGAAAAAATACTCGGCCGAACAGCATCATCAGAAATTTCAAAAGGAACACCTCTTTCCTGGAAGATTGTCAGATAAATGAAGCAAATATTTCGCGCAGCCATTTCAGGCCTTGGGAGTATTGCTTGGCGGTTCGACTACCAATCAGGCAGAAACAAATAGTGCCTTCCCCATGGTTATTCATATACAACAACGACAAAACTCTCCTTACCGGCGGATACTCTCCGGATAAATTGCAACGGAACCTGTTTTCAACCAGCCTGGATCTGCCCGCATATGACACCTTCGAGGAGAGGATAGGCAAAATCATTGTGAGAACCATTGAGCAAACAAGGCCAAAGCGGAGATATCCGAAAGATTTTAACAACCGGAGCGGGTGATTCCACTGGGTACCAACCGATCATAGAAAGCTTGGAAAGTTTGAAGCCGCCGAAAAAGCGCCTAAACAGTTAAAAGATATGGATTTTAAAAAATGAAGCGCTAATGAAACTAACAATAGGTGATCAATTTAATAATTTTAATTTAGCTGTCGACAATAATTAAGATATAGTCATAAGTATTAATATAAAAAAATGAATTTAACGAAATTTTATAGAAGTATGGATGCAAGGAGGAGAGAATGGATATCAACATTAGTGAAAAGGCCTGGACAACATGGCAGGGTTTAAATAAAGCCATCCAAGGTAAAGAAGTGGTCTTTTTCGGAGTATCAGATGATTGGACAGGTAAGACACTACGCAACACCCTTATCAAAGAATTTTCTTTTGTTGATAATAGTAAAACATGGCAGGGAGCAGAGTATATAGGTGCGAAAATAAAATCTCCGAAAATTTTAAAAGAAAACGTTAAAAGCCGTTATGTGATTATATCCAGCAGTGCTTATGAGTCCATATATCCTCAACTTATTGAATATGGCTTAACTCCTGGGGATAATTTTTGTATTACTCCTGCATTAAACAATTTAAAGGTTATCACGGATATCAATACACATAAAGCAAGAATACTTTTAAGTTCACCGGACCATAAAATATATTCCCAGTTAGATAATTCTAATGATGTGGGCGGCGGGTTATTTACCTATGATATACAATCGCATGAGTGCAAGAAAGTTTTGGATGGAACCTTCCATCAAATCGTAGATACCGGAAAGAGCTATTATATAGTGGATGAAATAAGAGGAATATGTGAAGTTTCAAAAGACTTTGAATTAAAGGA
Coding sequences:
- the pseC gene encoding UDP-4-amino-4,6-dideoxy-N-acetyl-beta-L-altrosamine transaminase; this translates as MISQKSAENYIPYGRQSIDEEDIQAVVNILKSDWLTTGPQIEKFEKAFCSFTNANEAVAVSSGTAALHAAMNAINIQPGDEVIVPPMTFAATANAVVYQGGTPVFADVLPDTLLINPEEVKKKITSRTKAIIAVDYAGQSCDYDALRFISDKHKLYLITDACHALGGRYKGRKIGSLADLTLFSFHPVKHITTGEGGMITCSDSTLAAKMKTFRNHGITTDQHRRSMEGTWYYEMESLGYNYRITDIQCALGLSQLKKLDGWIKNRNWIARKYDKAFSEEESISPLKVMKEMVHAYHLYVIKLPDRKLRDTVYKEMHRHNIGVNVHYIPVHLHPYYRKTFNTSQGLCPVAEDAFQRILSLPMHPKINNTDIKRIVTELTNAIEKNR
- the pseB gene encoding UDP-N-acetylglucosamine 4,6-dehydratase (inverting) — its product is MLNNKSILITGGTGSFGKHYTKTLLNRFKPKRIVIFSRDELKQFEMQQIFNQECMRYFIGDVRDRDRLKMAMNGIDYVIHAAALKQVPAAEYNPTECIKTNIAGAENVIHAALDNDVEKVIALSTDKAANPINLYGATKLCSDKLFVAANNFAGNKRTIFSAVRYGNVVGSRGSVVPFFQRLIDEKSDHLPVTDQRMTRFWITLQQGVDFVIKNFQRMSGGEIYVPKIPSVKITDLATAMAPDLPQKIVGIRPGEKLHEIMCPGDDSHRTIEFKDHYVILPAITFRGIQGDPAINQLGEKGEFVQQGFEYNSGTNTHFLTRAEILDYNKAEIQ
- the pseI gene encoding pseudaminic acid synthase codes for the protein MKPLIKIKDKYIGTQKPVYIIAEMSANHNQNFDKAVNIIKAAERTGADAIKLQTYTPDTLTIDCDRDEFKIKGSLWKGKNLYNLYKEAYTPWEWHPRLKAIAEDMGLDFFSTPFDETAVDFLSNMDIPAFKVASFEIVDLPLLRKIAQTGKPIIMSTGMATLAEIDEAVYTIREAGNDNIALLKCTSAYPALPEEMDLKTIPHLGRAFGVPCGVSDHTMGIAVPVAAVALGACIVEKHLTLSRSEQGPDSAFSLEPDEFKTMVDAIRTTEKAIGHVRYGRTEKEKKSRSFRRSLFVVQDMKTGDKFTPENVRSIRPGFGLHTRYIEKILGRTASSEISKGTPLSWKIVR
- the pseG gene encoding UDP-2,4-diacetamido-2,4,6-trideoxy-beta-L-altropyranose hydrolase, which produces MTSSSQNEWLIIRADADAHMGTGHIMRCIALAQAWQDRGGKVVFLSHVEGKSLQERILSQGFELFSINAPWPNPKDLENVGAFFKAHNINNKSWIILDGYHFTPEYQLAIKNTGCRILIIDDMAHHLSYHCKIILNPNFHTKIRNYNYDPLTIILLGPQYALLRKEFLSKKTAKTTKEIKEKARHILVTMGGADPQNVTLTIINALKKINRKNLKVRVIIGQINRNRKLFEKDTLELPDTIKLISDVINMPDLMEWADIVITAGGSTCWELAFMGTPFAAVCIAENQKKNLNYFSKILSIINLGDATQLTDITAFKGILKLIDNKKTREEISLKATNLIDGKGATRVVNKMLFLGLKLRSVTLDDCHQVFLWSNDPVVRNASFSSSLISWEEHKAWFDRKLKSTDTIHFIANHSNGESAGQVRFEIKKDSAIISICIDAKLRGQGLGTYLIEQSCKRLFFLRPVNSIIAQIKIDNLSSITSFKNAGFKEQKQIKINKIPAITMTFKGIE